The Malus sylvestris chromosome 14, drMalSylv7.2, whole genome shotgun sequence genome segment CCATTTAGGGTGTAACAAACGGGCCTTAAGGGATAAAGGAAGATTCAATTCATCtatttcttataaaaaaaaaaaattagaagcaaAAATCCCATAGGTAAACTGGCGTCCTATTAAAATGAAAagataaagggtaaattacattttgcaTCCTCAAGTTTGGGGTCaattgcaacctcatacaatatctttaaaacatttcaatctaaaacatttacttatatttttttttcaatttcatgcaTCGATTAAAAAATCTATTAAgttaaccgttaagtgatgaggCGGCAAATGTAgggtgctgatgtggctgccacttTGCAccaagtaaataaaaaataattaaaaaaaggattaattaataaaaaaaactcaaaatttttaataattaaagactttaaaaaataaaaaagaggatTTGGAGTGAAGGATTTTGGCTTTCTTCGTCCCCAGTAACCCAGTACTGCTTAGTTCACCCTCCTAGACCTCATATACGTCTGCTAACTATGCTTTCAATTACCACCACCGCAACCAAAGATCTCACAACTTGCATCAcaattgggtttttatttttttattaactaatccttgttttattattttttattttcttagtaCAAAGTTTGGCAGCCATATCAGCACAAATGTAGATTTTATATTTGTCACGTTATcacttaacggttaatttaacaaattttttaacggatgtgtaaaattaaaaaaaaataaaagtaaatccatgatattgaaatattttaaaaatattgtatgAGATTACGATTCATCTCAAACTTCAAGATGCAAAATGTAATTTATCCAAAATAAAGGTAAAAACTGCGGCAGCGGCAAAACCGTATTTGCACGATCcaacttctctttctctttcaaaACTTTTCTCAGCCGTCCGatgacacataatcaacggtTACATCAAAGCAAATTTCATTCACGCGGATCGACCAGGTCAGCCGTCGATAAGTTTCAATCCAACGGTGCGAATTGAAACTAAACGAAAAAAATCCGCGCACAAATATCAGCTGAGGCGGCAACGCAAAAATTCAAAAGACCGCTCGATTCCGCTCTCCAGTATAAAATCCCCCTtccctctcaatttttcacTTACCACATTCACTTCAATTTACACAACAAATTTGTTTGGGAGGTCAGAAGATTTAAAATTTTCGGGAAAATGACAGGGAGAGGAAAGGGAGGAAAGGGGCTCGGAAAGGGCGGAGCCAAGAGGCACAGGAAGGTATTGAGGGACAACATCCAGGGGATCACCAAGCCTGCCATCCGAAGGCTCGCTCGCAGAGGAGGAGTCAAGCGCATAAGCGGCCTCATCTATGAAGAAACCAGAGGGGTTCTCAAGATCTTCTTGGAGAACGTGATTCGTGATGCTGTGACTTACACCGAGCATGCCAGGAGGAAGACGGTGACTGCCATGGATGTGGTTTATGCTCTCAAGAGGCAGGGTCGAACCCTCTACGGTTTTGGAGGTTAAATCAAGATTTGTAGAATCAAATCCCTCGTTCAAAATTTGGGgctttttgatttttgagttccCATTGAATATGTAATTCCAATTAGACTTGTTCTGCTTCCAATTCCATCAATGAAGATATATTATTCAAAGAATTATTGTGCACAATTTGTTGTTCTACTTTATGAGCGAAGCGAACCCATTTTATATTGCAGGCAAGGTGTTTGTTGTTATGTCTGAGAGGTTTTGGAAATAAAGTATTTGCCAATTCATTCAGATTTGAGGCTTATAAGAATGTAATTGAATCTCTTCAAGAATTTAATCAAATTGGTAATTACCacttagcaaaaaaaaaaaaaactagtaatTTTGTAAGAAATGgtcaagggaaaaaaaaattgctaatAAAATGTGCACATTTTGTTGTTTAATTCCAGTTTCTCAAGTGTTTCATGAGAAATATGTATACATCAAGTAATTGAATTggtaattttttatcatttttcaaaacattttttgagaattttttttgaaaacaattatttttaagattcaaaaacttgtttgatatgcgatttaaaaattttaaatcttacaatTTAAACTGGACAAAGAAATTCACAAAGAGGGGGtcgggagaaagaggagagagaagtaAAGAAAGTAAGACGTAAttggaggaaagagaaagaagagagataaTCGGAGGAGATATAGAGGAAAATGAGTGACAGAAAGAATCGAGAGAATGAAGAGTTCTGATTAGAGGAgagacaaagaaaataaaaaataaaaacacaaaaagagaAGGCAGAGAGCgaaggaaaaaaagagagagagatttggaataagaggggaggagggagagaaaagaaatgaatttaagttaaaaaactttaaaaacttactttttgtgtttttcgaAAATAAACTATAATTTTGAGTTAGTCTTTAAgttcaatttttgaaaatagtcatATCAAACAACTTTTTAAAGTccaaaacttaaaaattatttttaagtttaaaaagttggattcaaataGAATACCAAACAGACCCTTACATATGTGGCTTATCAGTAAATTTGTAAAAGTGTTCAAAGAAAAATTACTCATCTCACAATGAATTCTAACCTACCGAAGTAGGCGTCATCCCCTTCCGGCCACCCTAAATTTCCTCGGCCGCAGCTTACTGTTTCGCTCTTGCTTGGAAACAGCATTGCTCGGCACAAAGGGCAGGTCACCTGCCCCTGATTGACCCAACCATCCAGACACTTCCTGTGAAACACATGGTCACAGTTGCACTGCTCCCTCACCTCATGGCTCCTCTCTATGCACTCCAAGCATATACTACAAGCTGTTTCTTGATCTCCAAGCTTTGTGTATTTTTCGAAAACTTGACCAAACTCTACCACCGGAAGCCGCCTCTTGATGTATTCCGTTAGAACGTGGATCGGGACCGAGACTATCGACGGGCACTCAGGATCGAGCGCCAGTATCGAATTGTTCGGATTCGGATGCTGGTGGTGCTCCATGGAGTCGGCAGTTGGCTCATTCATCTCTACTGCAGGTTTAAGCAGTCCCAGATGGCTAAGTGCTACTATCAGTACGATCTTTAAGCAGCGTGTAAAGATTAGCAGTTTTTCAAGGCTTTTGCGCAATTTGGACATGCTAATAACGCAGGGAAATTCCATGGGGGATTAGAGGGGGAGGGATTGGAGGTGTTTGTGTTGCAGAGAGAAGGCAGATGGATACACATATAAGTATTGGGGGTTCCTTTCCTTCCGGATATGATTGGATTGGATTAGAGTGGCTAGAATTCGGCGACCAGGAGGGAAAAGTATAAGCAGCACTGGATGTCGGTCGGACTCATCGGGCGTTGGGATAAGAACAATATCTGCAACCCCAATCCGACGTGTGTCAATTTAGCCGACCTGTCACTGTTAGTTAACTTTTTGTATTGGACGGTTGGCCTCTGAGTATTGCCCTGCCCGGAGGGAAAAGAAGTAGTTGTATTTTAAAAgtatggggtgtgctatccacacacttttttttacttctctcatactcattgttaatttctattgtttgatcttctttaattcatccgatcagacgaccgaaaattaaaaaggtgtgaaaGAAGTAAAAAAGAGTGTATAGATATCACATCCTTAAAAGTATTTGTACTTGGCTTTCAAATTCACAATGTGCAAGTTGCAACAACATAATtggaaaataataattatacattttTTTCAGTCTCTTATTACTCATGTTTAATTTTGGTCgttgttttaatttaattgtttcatCACAATAAAATAAAGCGATGTTATGTGCCGATGGGCATTTGTCCAGACAATAGCAACAATGTATTGTTtactaaatattatttttgattACTTACTGTAAATAGTGTTGAAAGCAACATCCCTTGTTGGAAAAAGATTTGGATGCTCCGGATTACCGGTAGTCGGGtattttaacccaattgtattGTGTAGACTAAAAATTACGTACTGCATTGTGTGTGTTTGATTTTTATCTCACCATTAGACAACACCTTAGAGTTTCAAGAGGTGAAAATACGTATTATCGGGGTGAAACGAGTGTATTATGGGTGAAATACGATTGTATGTACCCAACTAGGTGATCTTGAAGAACTAGAACGTCTATGGAAGCTACCACAAGGATCGATAAACATCTGCTTTTCTGGAGGCCATCAAATCTGACATGACGACTCAACCTCTCCCACTAGACCAAAAAGAAGCCCGGGGCTTGTTGAACAGATATTTCATTACAGAGTGGCTACTCATTATCATTTCCGCCCCCTGCGGCTCCCAAAAGCTAAGCCATTGGAATTTCGGAATTGGATATGCTCCGAACCTCAAATCACTTTGCCTCCTGATTGGTATATAAAAGAAATCAAAGTCGTTGATTTTGTGTAATGGGCCAAAAAAATAAGTTAATACGGATCATTAGATTGAATTTGTGCAATCCAGATGAATTGATCCCTAAATTCCAAACACTAAGGTCCGAAGCAAATCCACTTCCAAATTTCATCTTCAAGTTCACTTTAAACTTAATTGTTTATACCTTATTGAGAGATTTATCATATTTATTATGACAATTCGTGCAACTAATACATGGTGACATAGAAAAAGTCTAATACATATTCTCATCTTATTTACTGAAGACTTTGTATGACAATAAGCTTATTTCACTTAAGTCGTTCTCTATATAACGGGCTACTCATTTTGTTGAGTTACCTAAAAAGTCAAAAACAAGTAATTTTGTAcaaactatttaaaaaaaaaaaaagaaaaagaaatttacAGTCTGGGAGGCTTGTGGGAAAGAGCAGGGCCGGTTTAGAGATTTTTAAGGCCCGGAGCGACGTCAAAAAATGTGCCCTCacttcatataaaaaaatatttgtttttacatgtaagacatcgataaaattatattttgaaaaGCACTTCAAACTCAGTAAtttaaaaacatgaaaaaaactaatttattttgtatcgagagaaggaaacaaaaaaaacttcaagcttacaagtagatagattatgagttttgtcttccatctgaacttttaaagtgtttttgtataaattgtgaggtgttttttcttatttactaacctcgtCAATATAGGACTAAAAATATAATGATATTTTTGAGTCTTTACGgatatgtataagtaatgaatgagcaccaaattaaacattttgatgacacgtcctatgatttgcaaatttggtctaaaaatttagtctacgcattaccctttgttgaagattagacttgaattggaacTAATGTTTAAAAATAGCAACCCACATAATTACTAACTAGTAATTAAAACTAGATTAATAATCaaacaaaaattcataaaaattgaaaaaaaaataaaaaaataaacatgcacattgcatttcgaacttaggatctctcgttaattttaaatacaaaaatcattgcttctaattaaacttctgatcatttagccaaattttataaatttatactgttatgaaaagaaatttgtaaaagttagaatttaaaTAAGTACACATAGTGTTTTGAATTCAAGACCtcctcattaatttcaaacaacaaaatcaccagttatagttaaatttctttgtcgttaaaccaaattttataaatttatacccttataaaaacatatataaatataccacattaataattttggtgctccTAATTTTTTTGGACCCGGTTGGTCGCCTTGCCCTCATTGGGCCTGGGCCGGCCTGGGGAAGAGTTAACAAAAATTTACTCATCCCACAGTGAAATTCTAAGTTCTAAGTTCTAACCTATCAAAGGTTCAAAGTAAGCATCCCTGTCTACCGTCCATGCATGACCTCCGCCGCAGCTCGTCTTTTCACTAGTGGCAGGAAACAGCACAGCTCTGCACAAAGGGCACGTCACCTGCCCTTGATTCACCCAACCATCTAAACACTCCCTGTGAAACAAATGATCACAGTTGCACTGTTCCCTCACCTCATGACTTCTCTCAATGCACTCCAAGCATATACTGCATTCTGTCACCTGACCTTCTTGCTTTGTGTATTTTTCGAAAACACGACCAAACTCCACTACTGGAAGACTCTTGATGTACGCTGTTAAAACGTGGATCGGAACCGGGACCATCGACCGGCACAGACGGTCGAACACGAGAATATGACCATTAGGGTTTTGGCGATTCTGCTCGTCCATGGACTGAGTCATTTGTTGCGGAGGTTTCAGGAACCCTAGATGGATAAGTGCCACTACCACCAAGATCTTGAAGCAATGTACTAGGACTAGCagtgtttttagggttttgcgCCATTTGGGCATCTTAATACCAACAGAGAGGGACTCCATGGGGGAAAAAGTGGAAGAGGGCttgaaggtgttgaagaaaatagagaagATGGATAACTGCATTACAGTTTTATCCATTGCAAGGCAACTGAATGTGGAATTTATAGAACTTCGATGGGGTAATTGGTTGGCTTAATTAAACAAATGAAAGAGGACAAGTTGCAGCGGATTGGTTGGGTCTACTTTAGGTGAACTGACATACGTGGAAAGAAGAGGCCGACAGGGAGGCGGGACTTTTCCCCAAAATTGTTTATTTATGTATTGGGAGAAGATCACTTTGTGCCATCCCGAGTTAATGAGCGTCTGAGATCGAGAAATTTTCTTGCCTTCAATTCAGTATTTTACGTGTTATAAAATAACTAGACGAACAAAaaagatattattttctctgtttatattatattatatatattttttcaacaAACGATATAATTATATTAAGAAGTTGGAAAGTAAGTCATGTTTCATAATGAGCGAGCAATAATTATAGGAAACAGATTCTCTGCCTTCCCACTTTtcgtgcccttctgtttgtgtcgtcacggttaagtcacgtcaacattttatattactattcatttttgtcttattatcactataaaaaaataatataaaatgttgacgtttcttaaccgtaaccacacaaaatagaAGGGAAGTGGGGGgggggcagagaatctgcctccataataatatgattcaaagtCGTCTTTAATGAGAAATGAATCTAAGatctaatgaaaaaaaatatcactaaactaTAATACTATGTAATTTCTCTGTTTATATTATGACATATAAAAATACTGATTAAATACTGCATACCTTTGTGCTTGGACTTGGTTCGTAATTGTTAGTCGTAGGGGATATACATAAATTCTCTATTCCTTCACACGATGAAGCCAGAGTTGaatattattttttgaatttgtaTATATAACTAGACTTGGCTTCTTAACACGTGTCCGAGTCTAATACTTGGCGCCACGTATACTAGTATGACTCAATAAAGACTGAAATGGCtttattgaataaaaaattagcTTCACAAATTTAGCAGCAAAATCCATTCTTTGCAGATTTAGGCTCATGACCACTCAAATATAACAACTTCAGAGTCAAACACTCAAATTCGGAAGATTACTAGGTTAAAACAATATCTTAAATTtagaaatatttttgtttaagtttcacaTTTTGCTTCCTATTAAGGGTCTGTTTGGTATTCTACTTAAAtccaaatttttaaactaaatttatttttttaagttttggatcttaaaaacttgtttggtagcaCTATTTTCAAAACTGAACTTAAGACTAACTCAAAACTATAATCTAttctttaaaaacataaaaagttagtttttaaagtttttaacttaaacactcatttcttttctctctctcatctcctcttactccaaatctctctcttctctcttttcttctttctctctttgccttctcttttttatttttttactttctccGTCTCTCCTCCAATTCGCACTCTTCATTCTCTCGGTTCTTTCTGTTACTCATCTTCCTCTATATCTCCTCCGGtcatctctcttctttctctttcctccaatcacgtcttattttctttccttctctcCCCTCTTTCTCCCTCGACCCCCTCTTTGTGAAtttctttgtctagtttaaattgtaagatttaaaatttttaaattgcatactaaacaagtttttgagtcttaaagaaaattgcttTCAAGAAAAGTTCTCAAGAAATGTTTTCAAGAAAAGTTTTTAACAAATAGACCATTGCGTATGAAGAGGCCAATGAGGATCAAAATCAGTCGATTGGAGGGTAGAAATAACACTAGAAGAGTCACTTTCTAGCCAAAGACAATGTCAACCCCATTGATATGCAAACTCTATACCAATAATAACTATTGATTATTCTGCAAAAAAAAGTTGCAATGACCAATTCCTTGGCAAAAACCACCAAGAAACTGACCATGACAATACTAAAACTCTCCCCCACAAGCAGTAGGATTAGGATTTCATTTAGACAAACCATCTGCATTAAATTTAATTCTAAGAAACCAAAGAGAGGACCAAAGCACATGAAGAATAGTTGGTACCTTGCGAGTTGGATTCCCATAGAAGAAATAATACGAGCGTCAAAACCTTGAGAATAATTAGGAATAAACTTCTCACATGAACGATCTTAGAATTGATAAACATGTAAAGATGATGAAAATAGATTAGGTGACcctaaaaaataaacttatttcGAGCTTTCCAAATAGCTGAAATGgtagaaaaacccaaaaaataaagaaattgtgCAACTGTTGAGTAAAAGGCTTACGTACGTAGACATctaaaaaaatagcaaaaaaatCTAAGAAAGGCAAAGAGGTATCAAGTTGACATGGTAACCACTTCCAATGCTGTCTAAATATCATAACTTTGTTGGCCTGTCAATATAGAAAGATTAGGTCATTTTCTTGTCGCCGTAAACCAAGTATTGGATTTACAATCATGTCTGCAAACCCTCCATTATTGTTTTTTGGAATCTTTAACTTGACGTACGCGTGTTGATTGTGCAGCCAATCTTTCACTAGTTTTGAAACTTGGACGATGTTTTATTCCTAGGAATTTTTCTCCAATCTTCCCTTCAGGGAACGCTTTTCTTAAAACTAGTTGAGTTTcttttaagagagagagagagagagagagagctgactTGGTTGAACAAGTATACTTTCCTTTCGTTCAGATCCCCTACATCCTTTTCTTTAGGTTAATTCCCCATGAAATTGTCTAATGAGGTTCATCTGCAGTTGTTGAGTAATTACAGGAGGGAAGCACAAATGACGGCATCAACTGAAAAGAAAGTCCTGTGGTCATTAGTCCAAAAGAGACTAACTTATATGAAACGATTCAAGATCACATGatttttcaaataaataatgtcatGAGGAGAAAAACTAATGCATGAATATTATTCTATTGAATTGGAATGTTATGTCGGTGATTATGATCATAGTTTCAAAATGAATCTCAAATGTCGACGACTCCCAACCAATCCTTTTCATACCATCTTATTGCTTATTATAGGATGATCatttttcatttatcaaaaATGGATAAAGCAGCTAAACTATAAACAATTAAGCCTTTTCAGACCATACATGCATAGTGAGCCATGCAAAGGGTTTAGGCTTTTCCCATTCAAAGACTAACCAAACTTGCACCCGTTTCTTTGTTGTTATTAAACGAATAGCGTAAGGAAATTGTTCTCTCTTTAAACTCGTCTTCGacgaaaatcaaatttaaaattctcatttaaatgaagagaaatttcattaaatcgtaataataaatgataaaaaaaatcaaaatgcaCTCCTCTTTTTCTTTATCTTACTTTTACAGGAGAGTACATAATAACTCTCTtacattgaaagaaaaaagaggtTTAATATTGAATCTTGAAAGGTGTAAAGCTAAAACACCGgaactatgttttttttttttttgaaagggtAATATTATATAACCAAGGGCAGGAAGTGCCAGAACATACAATAGTCCAAAGGCAAGCTCAAAGTGAGGGTTATATTTTACCTCATTCTTTGTAtattttggtaattattttgatagaattttgatactttgctttatattttcaacataggacattcgacttcctctagagcaaaacatgatcaaatggacgaacgaattttggagcaattcaaattggaggacgttcatgTGTCTCTTGCCGTGtttgtttcaaaatttcagatatttctaccaagcggttattttctggcgattaAATAAAGGAGCAGTATGTGTTGTTGGAAAGTGACATTTTGTGGCTTAAATGTAGGTTTTGAAGCCCAAGATGATCTCATATGGGTTTGTGGCCTTCTAGTAAAGTGTTCAGAATAGCTCAAGCTTTAAATTTAGCTATTTGGGCTAGTTTTGGAGCTGATATGGATCCAAAACGTGGATGTGAAGGATTTTGGGTGAATTTCCAagttaatttaggattatgtttcctaatttatttcaatttatttagtttcctagtcttattctaagacctttgaCTAGGATGATTTAAttagagtagtataaataagttTTTTTGGCCGGccaagtttttctttttgtgcaATTTTTGGAGAGAAGATTTGGGGCAAAGCTTAGAAATTTCAACACTTATActtcaaggtgttttcattctttttcaatttcaataaagactttgtgatttttattatgaatatgcgtaactaattcttTTTGCTAGGGTGAGACCATgatccttagcaagaatatgtagtctctttttaatttgcttatgaattTATGCATGTAGGTTTTGAGTTGTTAATCACCGgttaaaactatctaattgtcttagtgattcacgaccattaggatatttagaaaagtattttgatgcaattttggtggagggttgtccctaaaattgactaaggcttcttgtggttaatatgtgtaacttcttaggatggacgacacatcttaagggttatatggttgttcaaagggttttcacaaaatttaatgagtcttgcatgttcacattcgattTGGACACCACACacaggttgcatgttagatatacattctatgttggaggttccaagtaggatatactctaggaaaacctaaccttcaaaatatgcatgtgtaattcataagtaattagaaGAACTACATAAGATTGTTAGGGTGATGGCGGAACTTTTGTACTTTCTCACTTTgaattctaaaaattgtttctttctccttctttaaAGTTGCAGTTTTTAAGtaatctttttaattaaattcgtttttcttaatttaggtcattaaatcacctttttcaaaaactttgttttaattaattagttgagAATTAGTCCCTGTGCAgaacgaccttgcttgagccaatTATACTACAATAACATTGTTTCTCTTTCAAGTATGTTAGGTGTTTTTAACTCTTTTTgcgcaggtggtaaaaatcctatcaagggTCTCTGGAAAACCTTTCCTGGAAAAAACCACTTGGAAAAAATTCCAGTGAAGGAAAAGAGATCGAGCAAGCCAACAAAGACTCCACCAAAACATTTACGTAGTTACAAATTCCGAGATTAAAATATCAGTGAGCCATGGTAGGCCTACATCATTCCAAAAAATGAAACCTTGTTCATGGAGACCTTGTTGCGTAATCTGATGTGCGGCTCAATTCGCATGTCTGGGGATGGCCCGAGTGATCAAACATCGATTTTGAGATAGTTGTCAAATCACATCCACAAAGCACTTTTCAGGAGCCAAGCATGGTTCATCTTGGGTAATAAGTTAGATGACAATTTGTGAATCTGATTCAACAATAAGGGGAAACCATCCCGCATCAATGGCAAGCTCGAGCCCTGGTTTTAATGCGAACAGTCTCACAGCCAAAataaacacaaaactaggaCTATACATATAGACAGCCCCCTTGAGACCACGACGATAATCACAAATAATTGCACCTACACTCCTCCTACCATCAATCAAGTTCACTGCACCATCCACGTTTAGCTTAAACCAACCCTCTGGCGGTGGGAGCCATATAGAACTCTGAACTTGTAAAGGAATGCTTATATAACGAGAGAGAGAAACATCTCAAAATTCCACGAGTCTTTCACACGCTGGATTAACACCTTAAAATCAACACGTTGGGATTCAAACAAGAGTTGGTTTCTGGCAAACCAGAGCCACCAAATTCCAGATgtaaatagagaaaaaaaaaaacaggggaGAGGAGAAACATCTATCAACAAATCAATAGTTACATTTGTACCAGAACACTATACCGACCTGGGGAAACCTAACGTTTCCCAGAATTTCTTGTAAAAGCTATAATCACAGGATGCATGAAGAGTAGTTTTCAAAGCCACGAGGCAAAGGGGGCAAGTCACATCGTCAACAATTCGACGTCGTTGGAGATTCTGGTGCGAAGGAATACACTCATTAACGACCTACCAAACAAGATGAAGAACCTTAGGCATAATTTCACCTTCCAGATTTGTTTCCACAAGGGACAATAGGAACAATAAGCATATGGTGGACAACCTGTTTTGCATTATTACCAGTGGAGAGACTAAAACAAACCACTGACTTGTCAAAGTTGATTCATTGTCCTGAAGTGCCTTCATAAACCTAGAAAATTCTCTTTAGTTCACCAACTTCCAATGGAATGACATCACAGAAAAGGAGGCTGTCAACCATGAAAAAGAGATGATTAATTGATGAGGCCCCTACTGCAGTGGAAATGCCATGGATTAGGGAGATATCTTCTCCCCTCTGTAGCAAGGATGAGAAACACTCAGAGgcaattaaaaacaaatatggAGAGATGGGATCCCCTTGTTTCATGCCTCGGGAAGGGGCAACCTCCCCACGTGGTCTACCTTTAAGAAGGAAAGAGTACGATACTGAGGTAACACACATCATAACCAAATTTACAAATCTGATCGAGAATTCCATTGTTATAAATTTTCTCTCCAAATATGCCCACTCAACATAGTCATACGCCTTGGCCATGTCAAGTTTCAGCGCCAATTTCTTTTTATCtcgttttccttttcttttcagaCAATGGATAGTTTCAAAAGTAGCAAGGACATTATCCATAATCATTCTATTAGGAATAAAGGAACTTTGGTATTCATAAATGACAATGGGAAAAATCTTTTTCATACGCAGTGTAAGAACCTTGGAGATGATCTTGTAGATACCTCATTTTTCGAGCCCTTATTCTTATTACTCTAAGTGAACTCATAACCTAAGAAATCAAATTTCATTAACTTCGCATATTCAATAACGCTTCTAAATTCATCAATATGTGCCTTAGGTCGGACACGATCCCTCGACTTCTCGTTAGTATTTAGGATTTCGTTAAAATCCCCACAATACATCCACGGCCCATCCACATCATCACTGAGCCCACGTAGCAATTACCACGATTGGTACCTCAATGACTGAGTATGATGGCCATAATAATGCGACATATAGTCTGGTTCTCAAAGCATCAATGTGGCTACTTGAAGACGAGGGC includes the following:
- the LOC126599313 gene encoding histone H4-like, with product MTGRGKGGKGLGKGGAKRHRKVLRDNIQGITKPAIRRLARRGGVKRISGLIYEETRGVLKIFLENVIRDAVTYTEHARRKTVTAMDVVYALKRQGRTLYGFGG
- the LOC126599310 gene encoding brassinosteroid-responsive RING protein 1-like, with product MEFPCVISMSKLRKSLEKLLIFTRCLKIVLIVALSHLGLLKPAVEMNEPTADSMEHHQHPNPNNSILALDPECPSIVSVPIHVLTEYIKRRLPVVEFGQVFEKYTKLGDQETACSICLECIERSHEVREQCNCDHVFHRKCLDGWVNQGQVTCPLCRAMLFPSKSETVSCGRGNLGWPEGDDAYFGRLEFIVR
- the LOC126599312 gene encoding E3 ubiquitin-protein ligase RHA2B-like, which codes for MESLSVGIKMPKWRKTLKTLLVLVHCFKILVVVALIHLGFLKPPQQMTQSMDEQNRQNPNGHILVFDRLCRSMVPVPIHVLTAYIKSLPVVEFGRVFEKYTKQEGQVTECSICLECIERSHEVREQCNCDHLFHRECLDGWVNQGQVTCPLCRAVLFPATSEKTSCGGGHAWTVDRDAYFEPLIG